One stretch of Manis pentadactyla isolate mManPen7 chromosome 10, mManPen7.hap1, whole genome shotgun sequence DNA includes these proteins:
- the LOC118915529 gene encoding ubiquinol-cytochrome-c reductase complex assembly factor 6, with translation MPAGVSWATYLKMFSASLLAMCAGAQVVHRYYRPDLTIPEIPPKPGELKTELLGLKERQHEPQISQQ, from the exons ATGCCCGCGGGCGTGTCCTGGGCCACCTACCTGAAAATGTTCTCTGCCAGCCTCCTGGCCATGTGTGCCGGGGCCCAAGTGGTGCATAGGTACTACCGGCCGGACCTG acaatACCTGAAATTCCACCAAAGCCTGGAGAACTCAAAACGGAGCTTTTGGGATTGAAAGAGAGACAACATGAGCCTCAAATTTCTCAGCAGTAG